The genomic region CAGGTCACCTTTCAGGGGTAGTCGGTCACCTCATCCCTGGCAGAGGGGTCACCCACCTACAGTATGTGGATGACACCATGATTATAGTGGAAGGATCCGACCTAGACATCGTGAATATGAAGTTCGTGCTCCTCTATTTCGAGGTGATGTTAGGACTAAAGATTAACTTTGATAAGAGCGAGTTCATCGTCTTAGGATTTCCTATGGAGGAACAACAGTGGATTGCAGACAATCTAAACGGCAAACTGGCCTCATTCCTCATTACGTATTTGGGAATGCTGATGGCTGACTCGAGGATCCCGTTGAGTGCTTTTGACCCGCTGGTGGGACAAGTGGCATCTCCGGCTGAGTCTTGGTGTGGGCGGTTTACCTCCAAGGGGAGCAAATTGGTCCTTATTAGTGCTAATTTAGCGAGCCTCCTCATGTACATGATGGGGTTGTATATCTTACCGGAGGGCGTTCAATTCATAGCTCTTTCGATAAGGAACTCGCTCGGTTCTTCTGGCAGGACGCCAATGGATGCCAAAAATAACACATGGTCAAGTGGGCGGACATATGTTTGCCCAAAGACCAAGGTGTCCTGTCCATTATGGCTTCCCGTCGTATGAATGTCGCACTCATATTGCGGTGGGTCTGGCGGATTCTACGCGGCGAGGGCGACTTATGGCTATAGCTCATTCAGGCAAAATACCTTAGGTGTGAGGCTCTCATGGTGAGTTCCCATGCGGGAGGATCACAGTTTTGGAGGTCCATCCAAAATATCAAGGAGGACATCCGCCTAGGGATTTCCTTCTCCATAGGGAATGGGGGTAGGACCCAATTTTGGTTGGACCTCTAGAAGGGTTCCGAGCCACTGCGCCTCAGTTTTCCTGGCTTATTCTCGATCTCTATGGACCCACTACTACTTATCTCCGTGACCTTTAGATCTGGGCAGTGGAACATCCTGTTCCGTCATACCTTTGGGCAAGCTGGCGGCAATGAATgtactaaactgcagaatgccttACCACCAGTGCTACTGAACTATTCGAAAACTATGATGTGGCAGCTTACTCCGACGACGGAATTCTCGGTGAGCACGACATACCATTCCTTATGCCAATCACCTCACATTCCCTGGCTTTCACAGTTGTGGAAAGCCCCCTTACCCCTCAAGATTAAGATCTTCGTGTGGCAGTTATTACGTGACCGTATCCTCTCGGGGACCGAGGTACTTAAGAGGCACGGCCCGAGATATGGCTTGTGCCCCCTGTGCGCGGTACCTGAGACTTGGAGCCATATCCTATTCTCTTGTACGGCTGCGTGGGTTTTATGGATGTTCGTCCTTGGGGCCCGGCTGGGAGGCCCTGAACCTCGTGGAGTTCCTCCAGCATTGGGCTACCCAACATACGCCCCATCATCAGATTCTGGCTTGTTTTTATGGCATTGTCTTGGACACTTTTGACGAGCGTAATGAAATGGTGATTGAGAAGGGTTTTCCGAGGAAGGTATCTGACTCCTTCAAATTCCTTGCTTTTCTACACACTGGCACCCGCTCTCGTGTGATCGCGTCGTCTCGGTCTCATGATGGATGCGCTTTTGGCTATAGCGCGTCGGCTAGCGTCCTCGTAGAGCCGCGTGGCGGCTGCCACTAATGGCCTTTTTCCTATTTCTCTTATGTTTTCTTGGGCATGACTATGTTGTTGCCCCATCCGTCGATTTTTGTGGTTTGTCTGGATGCTGGCTGCATGGAccgttgctttatctataaagcggggtgcAAGCCTATTTCGAGCACCAATATGAGGTTTGATAcgaagattgaatacaagagatgaactaggatttggagATGATATGGTGccaatgaagatgttgatggagatgctgcctcccatgatgagaggaatgttggtgatgacgaaggcttCAATTTCTCCCTCTGGGAGGGAGGTTTCTCCGGCAGAATCGCTCTgctggagagcaaaagtgctcgtGTCATGGTTCAGCCTCGAGAAGGCGTCGAAAAGTCCTGAAAGTGTTCTCTTGATTTGTTTTCTAGGGCAAATGGGAATATATGACCAAAGGACGTCGGGAGAGCAGCTCTATGGACCCCACAAGCATGGATGTCACGGCTTGTGGGTGGCTGCGCACCCTGAGCTTGTGGCCCCCTGTTGCACTTCTTTGTTGCTTCTTTCTTTCAGTATTTTTAATATATCCGAAAAgaaatctccgtaaaatttcacTTAATTTTGAGCTTCGGAGAATTGTTATCTCAGTTATAGCTTTTCAGGTCAGAATTTCAGTTGCCGGTAATCTCCCTCCTTTGATGTATGTTGCATTTTAAGAGAGAAAAGTCATTCGAATTTCTTCATATTATGAAATATAGCATCAAAATAAGATAAAAACGGCAGGAaattatgatgcaaaatggacgtacctgTTACAACCGCGAGCCTACGACTCGCCGCGGCGCTGACAATTTTTGTATGAGCTCAAGAGGAAGCTGCAACCGGATGCTACAACCAAGGTAGTGTGTTGCTGGAACCGACGACGTGGAAAGCTGGAATGATGAGGGTGTAAGTTGTGGTGTCGTCATCGACAAGTATGCTAGCCCCATGCGGGAGTTGCAACTGTCCTCTGTCGACGCTGCAACCAGTGCAGTGTGGCCCTTGGGCCGGCGATGTGAAAAGTTGCAACAACGGGAGTAGGTAGTTGATGTGGGCCACTGATGTTGCGTATCGTTGGACGGAAATGTTGGGACCGTTGAGAAAATTTGTTTAACCGTCAGGCTGAGTTGTTGGGACGGCAGGGCCAGATGTTGTGACCACCCGACAAAGATGTTGGGACCACCAAGAGAAATTGGTGCGACCATCAGGTCGAGATGTTGAAACCGTAGGGCCGAGCTGTTGCGACCGTGGGCATAGGTCATGTCGGTCAACTAGTGGCAGCTAGGCGTCACAAGTGGTGACGATTCTAGTACCGGCGGCCTTGATTGCTGGAACCGGCGAAGGTGGAGCTGCAACCGGCAAACCCAAAAAAACTACAAATAGCGGCCGCGAGATGATGCAATCCGGGGACCACGCTGATCACTGATGCAAACACATGTGGCCTCTGCTACGAGCGACGAGTAGGCCGGCGATGGAGCAGTGAAAGCGAGCGTGCGGAGCCTACAGGGCTAACATCATGGCGTGAGGCAGGGGCGTGCATAAGATGAAAGACAGGGGGAAGAgaggaattttttttctttctttcttgcacgGGGAAGAAGACGACCCTCGCGCTGATCGTACGGCATACAACAAACGAATCGTGCGGCTGGCAGGGTCACTGATCTCGATTTGGGCCGGCTATCGCCGCCCAGGGATCATTTATACTACTCAGAACACCGAAGGTAACGTGCGCTCCCGTTGCAGTGGAAATTCGCGGCGACGCACAGGCTTGCGCAATGAGGCTGCTCacaaggtgttcgacgaaatgccgcgCTAAGCTTAAGCCCGTGCTACGCACGGATGCCGTACTCCGCGTGCTCTCGATGGGCGGGGCTAGCATGGGCGGGGCTAGCATGGGCGTCGGTACCAGAGGGATCCACTTCGTGCCCGGTCCGGCCTCCGAGGAGGAGCAAGAGCGCGTCCCGCCGTCCCGGGGCTGGTACCCGGCCGCCTACGCCAGGCTGCTCCGTCTCGCGGGGTCGCTCCAAGGCGTCGACCTCGTAGATGGCGACCTGCGGGACGCCGCGACGGGATCCCTTGTCACCGATGTGCACGCCCTCGCCCGGGTGGAGCACTTCGACGCCCTCGCGGGTGAGTTCGGCGCGACCCGGCGCGGGCCGCCGCTCAAGACGACGGCGCTGAGCTCGCTCGCGAAGGTGTGCGACGTTCTCGGCGTGTCGGCGCAGCGGAGGAAGAACGTGCGGCTGACGGTCTGCCCGCAGGTGACGCAGCACCACGTCTGGCGCGGCGCGCTGGAGGAGGTGCTCAGGGACCTTCGAGCAGACATGGGCGCGCTGGAACCCCCGTCTCCGGCGATTCGGATGGCGGAACAGATCGCATCGGCCTGCGCCAGCTTCCTGTCGGAGACCGCGGACGCGGCGACGTCCTCCTCGCCGTCCTGGATGCGCCCAACGCCGTACAGGAGGCCGTCCCCTGCGCCGCCACCGGCAAAGGCATGGCAAGAAGTACTGGACATGTTCACGGACCTGGGGAAGAGCCTGGCAACCGACGAGCGGCTAGCCCGGCACGCGCAGAAGGTGGAGGCCATGAAGGAGGGGCTGTACCAGATACGCGACATCATTGTCGAGAGGGACATCGCCTTCAAGGAGGCGCGCCACCAGGACTGCCTGGTGCAGAGGAATCTGTCCAAGAACCTGGGGCACTCGTCCCGGGGCCTCTACACGCTGCTGCTCTTCTACCTCTACGGCACTGTCCGGGACATCGAGGTGCATATCGGCAAGTGCCTGACCGGCAAGGAAGGCAAGAATGTCACCATACACGCCGTGAAATTCCTCGTCGACGGCGATGAACTCGCGGTCCAGAGCGGCATCAAGCAGCTGAGCCGCGCGCTCCGTGTCTTCAGCTTTGTCTGGGAAGCAGCAAATACTGACACTGGGACTATCAACGATATCGTCGTCAAGAAAGGTGAGGGTGCCAAGGGAGTATTGAAGCTGCAAGGGCATCTGTGGGGCCTTGGTGTTGAGGAGAAGACGGTGACATACAGAGGGGATGTTTTCAAAGTGCATCAGATAAAGCTGCCCTGATTTTCTCCAAATCCGCAACACCTTATCTGTAAATCACCGAGCTTCTGAAGATTAGTAGAAACCTGTATTCATTCAAAATTGATCATACACAACAGATACAGGTACAGCCTGAAATGCCATTCTCTCTTTTTCTGAACAAAAATGCTATTGTTTTTCACTACATCTCAATTTCTGAATTTGTACAAAGGACGAGGCAACTGTATCCTGAGGGGAGATACATACAGAAAGGGctaaacagaaagcaaaaaagacACCTTTGTCCTCCTAAGTTCTACAGTAACACCTTAACTTATGGAGTATATATTCTTCCAGTATACAAAACATGTATGATTGGAATTTCTACAATCTTCTTGGAGAATCAAATGTTTGCGTTTTCTGGCGAGGGGTTTCGAGCCACGGGTCTGTGAGATAGTTGCTTGGCCGCATAGGGTACAGCACATTGTTGATAGGGCTGTAGTTGGCTGCTCCAGCCGAATATGCTGGATGCGGAGGTGATGGCAAACAACTCCGGTTCGACTGCCTGTACTGCCGCAACGGGCTAGTGCATGGCGAGACGGGCAGGGACATGTTCATACGCACATTGGATGCGCTGCTGGACAAATCAGATTACCAGATTCTGTTAGACAATGGAAGAAACGCAATTTACCATATTTTTAGCAAAAATTAGTGAACGAGAACATACATGGCAGAGGCTCTGCGAGTTGATATTGAAGGAATAGAAGATGCTGGCACCACTAAGTTTCTCATCCTGAGATTAGTATCTCGTAGAGGTGATAAGCTTCTGTAGGATGACAGCTCGATGCTTGTCTTTACCTGAAATTTAATCATAGTGGTTAGAAATTAAAGGACACCACACTCAATATTGAGGCTAACTAATATGAGAGATAATGTCATCCAGCCATAACTGGTTATCATACATAGCACAAGCACAGACGGATTTCATAATATAGACCACTATTTGACAGTGCATAGTCATAGACTGTAGACGTACCGTGGCTTTGCTGCCATCAGTGGAAGTTGAGAACATATCCCTAGTAATGCCAGAGCCAGACCTAGAGGACCTGACTGAAGCTTGgtctttcacccaaggatgttctATTAATTGAGCAGCAGTTGGGCGCGCAGCAGGATCGCGCTGCAAGCAGAGTTTCAAAAAGCTTTTCGCTTCAGAAGAAAGATGATCTGGGATATCAGGTATGTCTTTGCTGTTTCCAATTTTGAATATTGCAGCCACCTGTGAAATCGATTACAAAGCTTAGCAGACAATCATCAGAAGAACAACCACCATAGCTATATAAAATTGTCATAGCACTCACCCCTTCGTACTGACTCCATGGAGGCCTTGCAGTTGCCATCTCAAGAATGGTGCAGCCAAGGCTCCAAATGTCCACTGAAAGGCTATATCCATTGGTATTCATGATAACCTGGGGAATAAATAGATATCAGTTGGTGTTCAACTAACAAGGGAAAATACATGGGAAAATTGCAGTAGCCTTACCTCTGGAGCCATCCAGTAGGGGCTTCCTTTGAAAGATTTGATGGATGTGTATGCTGATATCTGTATAAATAAAATCCACATTTAACCAACTGATGTTTGTGTAAATAAAATAAATGTCAGATCATTGACACAGTATTAGTACTTACATGCTTGGCCATACCGAAATCTGCAAGTTTGATGTCACCATTAGGATCTACAAGTATATTTGCTCCTTTGATATCCCTGTGAGAAAGGTAAGTTTTCATCAATAAGTAAGAAAGCCGTgatatttttcaaaaataaatgGCCATCCTACTCTATTTACTTTGATGACTGCTCAGTACCTGTGCACTGTATTCCGCCCATGCAAGTATGCAAGGCCAGAAAGGATCTGTGCGGTGTATTTCCGGAGGATGGCCTCCCCAAATGGACCATATTCTTGAAGCAACTTATGTATAGAGCCCCCAGAAACAAACTCAAGATAGACTGAGAGTGTTTCACTAGACTGCATTGCAATATGAAACTTATTCAGGCAAAAGGGTAAATCTGCAAATAAAACGGGACACTTCATTGTTTGCACTACAGTGGTTTACTGGTTTATGATTGGAAATAAATATATATTCTAATGTATCTAACGAAGTAAACATTGCAGAACCACCTAACTTTCAGATAAAATATTATAGTGACTGTGATTGCTTGGgtaatttatttaattatttgcaAATAAAATTGATGATAATGTTACATGTTCGAGAATAAAACGTGGAAGATCGTCATATGTTTTGTATTTACCAGTTCACTGCCATAGTACTGCACAATGTTTGGATGCGAAAGCTGATTCAGGAGCAGCATTTCCTGTCAATAAGGAGCAGTGTCAGTATGAAAGAACTAACATCCGTTACATGAGAATGATGCTGACTAATCCAGTATGCCCCAAAGATGATACCTGATTTAGCTGCCTCAGACActcttttgaatttgaatcatcAGCAATAACCTTAACCTCTTTAATTGCACACATTTGGCCACCTTCACTGCATTACATTTAGAGTGCAGTTAAGTATACTGTACAAAGGAAAGGTTCAATTGCTGAAGAACAGGAGAAAATAGAAGGCTCTAGCATCAAACTGCGAACCTGTTGAATCCGAGGTATACTTGCCCAAATGTACCACTGCCTAACAACTTCCCCTTCTTCCATTGTGAATGGAGGGACCGGGAAGATGTGCACGGCGAGCCTGGCGGAAGAGGAAGTGGGTGTGGTGAGCTTGAGCTCCGTGCATCCTCTTGCCACGCAGTAGGGGATCCTGGGCATTGCCCGAATGCTCTTGAATGCACAGGTGAGGTTGGACAGTTTTTGCCTCTTGAACTAGGAGGAGAGCTGGGCATCCGTGTAGCAAACACAATTTCTGTCGATTTTCGGCCATGACAGTACGTCGTTCGATCACTTGGAAGATCCAAAATGTTGGATTGAAATTCTTTCCTTGGAGAAACTGAGGGTTCACACGATCTGTTATTCTCCGAAGCCAGATTATGTACGACAAAGCGCCCTTCTTCTAGGACAAGACTTTGTTTCCGAGAATCAATGGCCGGTGTTCTATTTGCATCTGATATCCTATTGAATTAAGCATGAAAATCAAGTGAGTTGAAACGCACATCTATGAACCAATCACTTGGTATCAGTACATTTTTTAAAGCATTCTAGAGCTATCGTATCTTAACACATAATTGGGATTGAAGGAATGTCGTTTAGTAATATTTTTTATTCGAAAGAAGAAAAGGTCAACAAGCATTGTCGCCTATGCATGCTTGTAGCACACGGCGATAAGTTGGGCCACAGAGTTCGAGATTAATTTGCACAATAACAAATTCCAGATGAGATTTGCAAATCGGCTGATGGAACTGCCTTGAAAAATTAATCGAACAGCAGTTATAACAGCAACGAAAAAACACCGTGAAGACATCACTAATCCAGTACCAAACGCAAACGGAGATCCAAACGATAAGGATTCAGTGTTGCAACCAAGAAAACAAGTTGTCATCTCGTTGACAGCAAAACCAAACCCATGGAACAAAGCCCAGGGAATAGCCTGAATTTTGTAAAAAGATGATCCATTTTTTTCTTCAGGCTAACAGGGCAGCAGAATCCGGTTCCAACTGGATTCATCGGCCAACTAATCAAAGAATTAATCAGAGCATGGACACATAACTTTCGGGAGGAAAACCAGAGAAACATCAAAGCTGCAGCTCCGAGCAAAGCAGCCACAAAAACCCAATCTGAAACCTAAACAGATGTCAAGAACAGCTCAACACCACCTCCAACTCCAATTGCCCACTGACCGACTGACGGCATATATATTCAACAAAAAGAATAAGAATAATAATTCAGCAGAACAGCAACTAGTAGGACACGCCTAGCGCCCCAAACCGAAAACTTTACACCGAATTCAACACGAGAGCGCGAGCAAAAGCTCTCGAACTTTTAGCCTGTGTTTGAAGCAACCAACCAACCACCCAAACTCAGCAGATTATTAACTACCGGACCAACTAGTATGTACTCTGGTGGTGATCAGTATGGCGCCGCCTCTCACCTGTAAATTCCGAGATCCAGCGGCTCGTCGGACGCCGCGGAGGACCCGAGCGACGAGCTGCCCCCGCTTGAAGCGGACGCCGACGCGGACGCGGGGGCGGAGGCCGACGGCATGAACGCCGGCCGCGGCAGCGGGTGCCCGACGGCCGGCGCCGGCTGCTGCAGCTGCTTCCCACGGCCTTCCCTGCCAATAAGCGCCTCGTCGAAGCTGGTCGCCTTCTTGTTCTTCCTGTCCTTCTCCCCGTCCCTCACGGCCGGAATTGTGCCGGCGtcccccgccggcgccggcgccttgCTCTTGCTCCTGCCCTTGCCCTTCCACCACGCCGGCATCCTGCCTCCCGCACGGCGCCGCAGGCCGTGCAGCGCTCGTCCGGCCTCGAGAGCTAGTCCACAGAGAGAAgagatgtggaggagagagagagaggggtgaaaTGGCTTTCGTCGTCGAGGGAGCAGGAGGGTGGGAGACAGAGAGGCGTACACGcgcgagaggagaggagagggggacgAGGAGCGAGAGGGGGCGGGGACTCTTGTAACGACCGGGGTCCCCTCCGCGGGCCCCACGCGCGGCGCCTCCCGCATGGCCCCACCTGCGCAGCCCCCGTTGGTTGTCTCGAGCTCACCCTGTGCGTGCGCGTAGCGATATCTGTCTCCTGCCTGGAAGCTGCACACGTAGGCGGGTAGCGATGGGGTCACCATCTTTTGTGACCGGTAGGTGGGACCCGCCAGTTGTTGGGGGCGGCTGGCGGAGGGGACCATGTTGCGTCGCTGCGTGTGGGGCCCACGAACACGGTGGTGGCGTGGATGTGGCGTGACGTGgccggtggggccgagagggacgCGCTGCTAGAAGCACCCAGAGCGGAGTGGTTGCCGGCTGCAGGAAGAGTCCTTGTTTTCCTTGATCACTCACTGGCTGCCGGCGGAGAGATTAGTGAGCACTGATGCTATTGAGTCCAAAAGAAGAGCACTTGTGATGTACTCCATTAGTGCTGACACGAGAGGGTGCCCCAGACTGGGTCACTCACCatgcctcttttttttctctcttgcaAACATGTGCTGCCTTCAAATTTGTTCGAAACCTAAACTCGAAAAGCTGGTTAAAATCGCCTAATACCTAGAATCAAAAAACACATTTCCTGAAACACGGTTCATGTTGTAATCACCTAAAAACTTGTTTGGATTGTCTAACCAAACCATGAATAAGTATAAATAAGTTTTATAAAAGCCTAAAAGGCCAATTATGGAAAAACAAAACGAGTTTATACGTCCACTGGGGCACGTCTCGACGGTGATGGTGTGGCGGCCTTGACCTTCGAGCAACGAGATAGTAGTCGTCGTGTTTTGGTTTGCCTGTCTTGCCGAATAAGCCGCACTGTTCATGAACGTACATTTTCAGGGTAGTTCATACATATtgtgtaatactccctccgtccggaaaagcttgtcccaagcttaTTTTTCAAATGAATGTATTTAACACTAACTTgatgttagatacatccatttgaaggacaagctttttcggacggaggaagtatatctTGTTTATACATCTTGTGTAATATCTGTTGTTTATACATTTTCATGGCAGTTTGTATGGTATATCTCCCGAGACATACTCCAAGATGTGGCATGTTTAGTCAGCATACAATATACGGTTGtatttctttttttgcggggacaATATACAAGTGTTGACTAGCTCCATGTCAGCAAAACCATTTTGAAAATACCATTTCAACGTCAAATTAGTGGGATCATcaagttttttttgaaggggggggggggggggggggaggggttacTAATTTCATGGATTAGGAGATCAGGGTTTGATTTCGATCAACTTTATAAATTCAAGGTCAAAACAGACTTTACTCCCACAAAAATGATAATCAGACATTTTTTATCACACGCTTCTGTTGATGGAAGTCATCTCCCACGGTTACACGATCTGGTTTTCTTCGTGTTGCGACACCACTGCAAAGCCAAATGTGCACTTTCATGTTGACatactacctccattcctaaatataaggcgTTAGCGCAGTTTGTAGATGGAGTACTTTAACTTGCACAGCGATATTGATATACAatctcagaagaagaagaagaaaaagatatTAATACGCGGACGCGGTATTAAAAACTGATCTTAGGTGTGACGATGTTGATTATATGTCGAGACGATAGACAAGATGAGTACTACTAGCACGCAGTAGCATTCCACCTATGAGCACGCCATTTTTTTATCTTATTTTCTGTGGGCAAATTATGCTCCTCACACTTCAGCGAAATTGAGTAGATATGCTCCCGCCCCCGCTATGATCACCCGCAAAAAAAGATCAACGTACGATATTTTTATCGTCGATCAAGGCGCGGAATGGGAGGTCCATGCACGTCCGCGCGCGCGCGCAGGCGGGAGTGcagcggccgccgccgcggcttcGTGGCTGGTTCGGTTCGTCTTGCCTTTTCGCCCGGGCGCCGGCCGAGGTGGCACGTCACCTCGGGCCGGTTGAGTGAGTGAGGAGGGAGCGAgcgtgagtggagggatggcgCGCGCCCACCACCGTGCCACGCACCCGTCACCACGGCACCACTTGCGCCGATCTCTCGCTGTCGCCCCTCGCGTGGATCAGCGTCACATGGGAAATatgcacgccgccgtcgccgtccgccTAATTCCGCGGCCCCCGCGCGCGCGTGGAGAAACTTCTAGCGCAGGGAGCTGCTATGCGCATTCGGTGTCTCTGAGAGAGGAAAAATGCTAC from Triticum aestivum cultivar Chinese Spring chromosome 4A, IWGSC CS RefSeq v2.1, whole genome shotgun sequence harbors:
- the LOC123086616 gene encoding mitogen-activated protein kinase kinase kinase 3 isoform X1, giving the protein MPAWWKGKGRSKSKAPAPAGDAGTIPAVRDGEKDRKNKKATSFDEALIGREGRGKQLQQPAPAVGHPLPRPAFMPSASAPASASASASSGGSSSLGSSAASDEPLDLGIYRISDANRTPAIDSRKQSLVLEEGRFVVHNLASENNRSCEPSVSPRKEFQSNILDLPSDRTTYCHGRKSTEIVFATRMPSSPPSSRGKNCPTSPVHSRAFGQCPGSPTAWQEDARSSSSPHPLPLPPGSPCTSSRSLHSQWKKGKLLGSGTFGQVYLGFNSEGGQMCAIKEVKVIADDSNSKECLRQLNQEMLLLNQLSHPNIVQYYGSELSSETLSVYLEFVSGGSIHKLLQEYGPFGEAILRKYTAQILSGLAYLHGRNTVHRDIKGANILVDPNGDIKLADFGMAKHISAYTSIKSFKGSPYWMAPEVIMNTNGYSLSVDIWSLGCTILEMATARPPWSQYEGVAAIFKIGNSKDIPDIPDHLSSEAKSFLKLCLQRDPAARPTAAQLIEHPWVKDQASVRSSRSGSGITRDMFSTSTDGSKATVKTSIELSSYRSLSPLRDTNLRMRNLVVPASSIPSISTRRASAISASNVRMNMSLPVSPCTSPLRQYRQSNRSCLPSPPHPAYSAGAANYSPINNVLYPMRPSNYLTDPWLETPRQKTQTFDSPRRL
- the LOC123086616 gene encoding mitogen-activated protein kinase kinase kinase 3 isoform X2, with product MPAWWKGKGRSKSKAPAPAGDAGTIPAVRDGEKDRKNKKATSFDEALIGREGRGKQLQQPAPAVGHPLPRPAFMPSASAPASASASASSGGSSSLGSSAASDEPLDLGIYRISDANRTPAIDSRKQSLVLEEGRFVVHNLASENNRSCEPSVSPRKEFQSNILDLPSDRTTYCHGRKSTEIVFATRMPSSPPSSRGKNCPTSPVHSRAFGQCPGSPTAWQEDARSSSSPHPLPLPPGSPCTSSRSLHSQWKKGKLLGSGTFGQVYLGFNSEGGQMCAIKEVKVIADDSNSKECLRQLNQEMLLLNQLSHPNIVQYYGSELSSETLSVYLEFVSGGSIHKLLQEYGPFGEAILRKYTAQILSGLAYLHGRNTVHRDIKGANILVDPNGDIKLADFGMAKHISAYTSIKSFKGSPYWMAPEVIMNTNGYSLSVDIWSLGCTILEMATARPPWSQYEGVAAIFKIGNSKDIPDIPDHLSSEAKSFLKLCLQRDPAARPTAAQLIEHPWVKDQASVRSSRSGSGITRDMFSTSTDGSKATVKTSIELSSYRSLSPLRDTNLRMRNLVVPASSIPSISTRRASAIASNVRMNMSLPVSPCTSPLRQYRQSNRSCLPSPPHPAYSAGAANYSPINNVLYPMRPSNYLTDPWLETPRQKTQTFDSPRRL